One region of Streptomyces subrutilus genomic DNA includes:
- a CDS encoding LacI family DNA-binding transcriptional regulator — protein sequence MHTGRGTGRGLAGAGVGAGGAPTLEDVARAAGVSRATVSRVVNGVRNVDPAIRQAVLRAVAATGYVPNRAARSLVTRRSGTVALVVSGAGAGAGAGSGEAGARDGFAARVFEDPFFGRVVSGVVRALRPAGVHPVLMFADTGEDRAEVLAYLAQGSADGALLVTTHPRDPLPGMVAAAGLPAVLFARPAPGVALDHVDLRHREGGALAARHLLGLGRGRLAAIGGPADLPASRERLAGFHETATGGDGGDGRNGQDGHGGDGGRDSRDGGDGHGRRAAGDDYHGQDAHGGYGERGSQDGAAAEDGGDGGDGRHDGGDGRHARGRRHPAPRRPAAVLRVAEGDFTLDGGERAMRCLLVEQPDLDGVFAANDLMAQGACLVLREHGRRIPEDVAVVGFDDSAAASACRPRLTTVRQPVEDMAAEMVRLLLDRVAGTAAPERASVLFAPALVVLDSA from the coding sequence ATGCATACGGGGCGGGGTACGGGAAGGGGCCTGGCGGGAGCGGGAGTCGGGGCGGGCGGGGCGCCGACCCTGGAGGACGTGGCCCGGGCGGCGGGGGTGTCCCGGGCCACGGTGTCCCGGGTGGTCAACGGCGTCCGGAACGTGGACCCGGCCATCCGGCAGGCGGTCCTGCGGGCCGTCGCCGCGACCGGGTACGTGCCGAACCGGGCCGCCCGGTCGCTCGTGACCCGCCGGTCCGGAACGGTCGCCCTGGTCGTCTCCGGCGCGGGCGCAGGCGCGGGCGCGGGCTCGGGGGAGGCCGGGGCGCGGGACGGGTTCGCGGCCCGGGTGTTCGAGGACCCGTTCTTCGGGCGCGTGGTCAGCGGGGTCGTCCGTGCGCTGCGGCCGGCCGGGGTGCACCCGGTGCTGATGTTCGCCGACACCGGGGAGGACCGCGCCGAGGTGCTCGCGTACCTGGCGCAGGGCAGCGCGGACGGAGCCCTGCTGGTCACCACCCATCCCCGGGACCCGCTCCCCGGGATGGTCGCGGCGGCCGGGCTGCCCGCGGTGCTGTTCGCCCGCCCGGCGCCGGGGGTGGCGCTCGACCACGTGGACCTGCGCCACCGGGAGGGCGGGGCCCTGGCGGCCCGGCACCTGCTCGGGCTGGGGCGGGGCAGGCTCGCGGCGATCGGCGGCCCGGCGGACCTGCCGGCGAGCCGCGAGCGGCTGGCGGGCTTCCACGAGACGGCGACCGGCGGCGACGGCGGCGACGGCCGCAACGGCCAGGACGGTCACGGCGGTGACGGCGGGCGAGACAGCCGCGACGGCGGCGACGGCCACGGCCGCCGAGCTGCCGGCGACGACTACCACGGCCAGGACGCTCACGGCGGTTACGGCGAGCGCGGCAGCCAAGACGGCGCCGCCGCCGAGGACGGCGGCGACGGCGGCGACGGCCGACACGATGGCGGCGACGGCCGTCACGCCCGCGGCCGCCGTCACCCAGCCCCCCGCCGCCCGGCGGCGGTGCTGCGCGTCGCCGAAGGGGACTTCACGCTCGACGGGGGCGAGCGGGCGATGCGTTGCCTGCTGGTCGAACAGCCCGACCTGGACGGGGTGTTCGCCGCGAACGACCTGATGGCGCAGGGGGCCTGTCTGGTGCTGCGCGAGCACGGCCGCCGGATCCCGGAGGACGTGGCCGTCGTCGGCTTCGACGACTCCGCCGCGGCGTCGGCCTGCCGGCCCCGGCTGACGACCGTACGCCAGCCGGTGGAGGACATGGCGGCGGAGATGGTCCGCCTGCTCCTGGACCGCGTCGCGGGCACCGCGGCCCCGGAACGGGCCTCGGTGCTGTTCGCGCCCGCCCTGGTGGTCCTCGACTCCGCCTGA
- a CDS encoding S8 family peptidase codes for MTLITGDRVVVGADGGVVRLIRGQGRAGTGFSVRREGEHTYVIPQDALRMVGDGVLDRRLFDVAQLVRDGYDDAHGSTLPLIVGYRRDAAGARITTGDVLAGVARERRPLPAVDGEAFDVPKAEATALWAAIAGRGGARTPGAAPETPIARLWLDGRVRAVLDTSVPQIGAPAMWQAGYTGQGVKVAVLDTGVDETHPDLKGVETAQKNFSGSPDSQDRHGHGTHVASTVAWSGAQSGGSRKGVAPGVRILDGKVLGDDGFGSYSDIVSGMQRAVDQGAEIVNMSIGGLDDPGLDPMEDAVARLSGRALFVVAAGNHGDGARTINSPGSAPAALTVGAVDKQDRIADFSSRGPTAAGESKPDLTAPGVDITAAQSTQSAYPRGDGYLTMSGTSMATPHVAGAAALLLQQHPTWSGAQLKALLTGSAEPDPALGAHAQGTGRADLARAATAFVVSEPGSLAFGTHSWPHADDKPVAKPLTYRNHGAEAVTLRLSTAATDPAGHPAPAGMFTVKDAELTVPAGGSATTTVTADTSKGTVDGAFGGTVLATGGGQSVRTGLAVGREVESYDVTLRHLDVDGANPLTYSTTVTAVDTAGESPVGHGEVPYDPSGTVVHRLPKGEYLLESLVFSEGNRMAVFVQPVLKVGADTTVHLDSRKARPFAVTAPDRAARLVASSAAYEYPPAGVAGYFATDGHTRLLTAALGPAAPTLKAQYNGLWKRPGAAGEDVDHRLAFHRTGSWFTGLDRTVKRSEVAEVKLGFGASVTGAKGVVGATPLDGEGFSAGAQPESERSLPLAAAQYVNTAGVRWAWTASQLNALREERMIYTTGPVAYKPGSRHTLHFNTGVVGPDLAAGEEQGANRYGDYIDARVQLFNDGSGHSERLPSPAGSPS; via the coding sequence GTGACGCTGATCACCGGCGACCGCGTCGTCGTCGGCGCCGACGGCGGCGTCGTCCGGCTGATCCGCGGCCAGGGCCGTGCGGGGACCGGCTTCTCGGTGCGGCGCGAGGGCGAGCACACGTACGTGATTCCGCAGGACGCCCTGCGCATGGTCGGCGACGGCGTCCTCGACCGGCGCCTGTTCGATGTCGCCCAGCTGGTCCGCGACGGGTACGACGACGCGCACGGCAGCACGCTGCCCCTGATCGTCGGCTACCGGCGGGACGCCGCAGGAGCCCGTATCACCACCGGCGACGTGCTCGCCGGGGTCGCCCGCGAGCGCCGACCGCTGCCCGCCGTCGACGGCGAGGCGTTCGACGTGCCCAAGGCGGAGGCCACCGCCCTGTGGGCGGCGATCGCCGGACGCGGCGGCGCCCGCACGCCGGGAGCCGCACCCGAGACGCCCATCGCCCGCCTGTGGCTGGACGGCAGGGTCCGCGCCGTCCTCGACACGAGCGTGCCGCAGATAGGCGCGCCCGCCATGTGGCAGGCGGGCTACACCGGTCAGGGCGTCAAGGTGGCCGTCCTGGACACGGGCGTCGACGAGACCCACCCCGATCTAAAGGGCGTCGAGACGGCCCAGAAGAACTTCAGCGGGTCTCCCGACTCCCAGGACCGCCACGGGCACGGCACGCACGTGGCCTCCACCGTCGCCTGGTCGGGCGCCCAGTCGGGCGGCAGCCGCAAGGGAGTCGCGCCCGGCGTGCGGATCCTGGACGGCAAGGTCCTCGGCGACGACGGCTTCGGCTCGTACTCGGACATCGTCAGCGGTATGCAGCGGGCCGTGGACCAGGGCGCGGAGATCGTCAACATGAGCATCGGCGGCCTCGACGACCCGGGCCTCGACCCGATGGAGGACGCGGTCGCCCGGCTCTCCGGCCGGGCCCTGTTCGTGGTGGCCGCGGGCAACCACGGCGACGGCGCCCGCACGATCAACTCGCCCGGCAGCGCCCCCGCGGCGCTCACCGTCGGCGCGGTCGACAAGCAGGACCGCATCGCGGACTTCTCCAGCCGGGGCCCGACCGCCGCCGGGGAGTCCAAGCCGGACCTCACCGCCCCGGGCGTCGACATCACCGCCGCGCAGAGCACGCAGAGCGCGTATCCCCGCGGCGACGGCTACCTGACCATGTCGGGCACCTCGATGGCCACCCCGCACGTCGCGGGCGCCGCCGCCCTGCTGTTGCAGCAGCACCCCACCTGGAGCGGGGCCCAGCTCAAGGCACTGCTTACGGGATCGGCCGAGCCCGACCCGGCGCTGGGCGCCCACGCCCAGGGCACGGGCCGCGCCGACCTGGCACGGGCCGCAACGGCCTTCGTCGTCTCCGAGCCCGGCTCGCTCGCCTTCGGCACGCACTCCTGGCCGCACGCCGACGACAAGCCGGTCGCCAAGCCCCTCACCTACCGCAACCACGGCGCCGAGGCCGTCACGCTCCGGCTGAGCACGGCCGCGACCGACCCGGCGGGCCATCCGGCCCCGGCCGGGATGTTCACCGTCAAGGACGCCGAACTCACCGTCCCCGCCGGCGGCAGCGCGACGACCACCGTCACCGCCGACACCAGCAAGGGCACGGTCGACGGCGCGTTCGGCGGCACAGTGCTGGCCACCGGGGGCGGCCAGTCGGTGCGCACCGGCCTCGCGGTCGGCCGCGAGGTGGAGTCGTACGACGTCACCCTGCGGCACCTGGACGTCGACGGGGCGAACCCGCTGACCTACTCGACGACGGTCACCGCGGTCGACACGGCCGGCGAGAGCCCGGTGGGGCACGGCGAGGTCCCCTACGACCCGAGCGGCACCGTCGTCCACCGGCTGCCCAAGGGCGAGTACCTGCTGGAGAGCCTCGTCTTCAGCGAGGGCAACCGCATGGCCGTCTTCGTCCAGCCGGTCCTGAAGGTGGGCGCGGACACGACGGTCCACCTCGACTCCCGCAAGGCCAGGCCGTTCGCCGTCACCGCCCCCGACCGGGCCGCACGGCTGGTCGCCTCCAGCGCCGCGTACGAGTACCCGCCCGCGGGGGTGGCCGGCTACTTCGCCACCGACGGCCACACCCGGCTCCTGACCGCCGCGCTCGGGCCTGCCGCGCCCACCCTGAAGGCCCAGTACAACGGCCTCTGGAAGAGGCCCGGCGCGGCGGGCGAGGACGTCGACCACCGGCTCGCCTTCCACCGCACGGGCAGCTGGTTCACCGGGCTCGACCGCACCGTCAAGCGGTCCGAGGTCGCCGAAGTGAAGCTGGGCTTCGGGGCGTCCGTCACCGGGGCGAAGGGCGTGGTCGGCGCCACGCCGTTGGACGGGGAGGGCTTCTCCGCGGGCGCGCAGCCCGAGTCGGAACGGAGCCTGCCGCTGGCCGCCGCCCAGTACGTCAACACCGCCGGCGTGCGCTGGGCCTGGACCGCCTCGCAGCTCAACGCCCTGCGCGAGGAGCGCATGATCTACACGACGGGTCCGGTGGCCTACAAGCCGGGCTCGCGCCACACGCTGCACTTCAACACCGGTGTCGTCGGCCCCGATCTGGCGGCCGGGGAGGAGCAGGGCGCGAACCGGTACGGCGACTACATCGACGCCCGGGTCCAGCTGTTCAACGACGGCAGCGGCCACTCGGAGCGGCTGCCGAGCCCGGCCGGGTCGCCGAGCTGA
- a CDS encoding glycoside hydrolase family 3 C-terminal domain-containing protein, with product MDRRPEPPLDLRAAIRLLTGADTWRTHAEPALGLREMVFSDGPAGVRGPGWDEATTSALLPSASALGALWDEDRVRRLGELLGGEARRTGVHVLLAPTLNLHRSPLAGRHFECFSEDPLLAARTGAALIRGIQSRGVAATAKHYVANDSETERLTVDVRVGERVLRELYLAPFEAAVRAGVWVVMSAYNQVNGQAMTESPLLADPLKEEWGFDGVVVSDWGAGRSTAASAVAAQDLLMPGPGGPWGEALLDAVERGLVPAAAVRDKVRRVLRLAERVAALDGPAPAADPPPGPGADEEETGVRGLLRAAAAAGFVLLENRGGLPLEPRALAGVAVIGAHADDPRVQGGGSSEVFPHAVVTPLAGLRAALPPQVRIVYEPGPAPEGAGGPAPLGVRHARDPQSGAPGVRLRVLDAAGGVLHSVHQPSGRVPEPELPPGAHTVELAAVLHPDTTGTWTLGLGGFGTLGLTVAGAPVLAGEFPPETDDPAVVHVRPPQHTARVHLTAGRPVEVRARRRLAPGTGRATVLTAAAPAPDRAESLAAAVAAARAADVAVVCVGTTDGAESEGHDRLALRLPAPQDELVRQVIRVQPRTVVVVNAGGPVELPWRAEAAAVLLTWFPGQEAGHALADVLLGRTEPGGRLPTTWAATLTDAPVRTTRPTAGVLPYEEGLHIGYRAWLREGTAPAYWFGHGLGYTSWGYEAVGAPRPQADGGYEMPVVLRNTGSRSGRQVVQVHLSRPDSAVDRPVRWLAGWSAVRAAPGERVTAYVRIPARALQHWSPAARAWVTEPGRFTVRAGPTAGELPLRARLDTTEPCAPPAAPRFPLDSPAPAGNRTPPPVCGTGERFGTRTKTGEHGWDPLHE from the coding sequence ATGGACCGCCGCCCCGAGCCCCCACTCGACCTGCGCGCAGCCATCCGGCTCCTCACCGGCGCCGACACCTGGCGGACCCACGCCGAACCGGCCCTCGGACTGCGGGAGATGGTGTTCTCCGACGGCCCCGCCGGCGTCCGCGGGCCCGGATGGGACGAGGCCACGACCTCCGCCCTGCTCCCCTCCGCCAGCGCTCTCGGCGCGCTCTGGGACGAGGACCGGGTGCGACGGCTCGGCGAGCTGCTCGGGGGCGAGGCCCGCCGCACGGGGGTGCACGTCCTCCTCGCACCCACCCTCAACCTGCACCGCAGCCCGCTCGCCGGACGGCACTTCGAGTGCTTCTCCGAGGACCCGCTGCTCGCGGCCCGCACCGGCGCGGCCCTCATCCGCGGCATCCAGTCCCGCGGCGTGGCGGCCACCGCGAAGCACTACGTCGCCAACGACTCCGAGACCGAACGACTCACCGTCGACGTCCGGGTCGGGGAACGGGTGCTGCGCGAGCTGTACCTCGCTCCCTTCGAGGCGGCGGTCCGCGCCGGTGTCTGGGTGGTGATGTCGGCGTACAACCAGGTCAACGGACAGGCCATGACGGAGAGTCCGCTGCTCGCCGATCCCCTGAAGGAGGAGTGGGGCTTCGACGGGGTGGTCGTGTCCGACTGGGGCGCGGGCCGGTCGACGGCCGCCTCCGCCGTCGCGGCGCAGGATCTGCTGATGCCGGGCCCCGGCGGGCCCTGGGGAGAGGCGCTCCTGGACGCGGTGGAGCGCGGGCTGGTCCCGGCCGCGGCGGTCCGGGACAAGGTGCGCCGTGTACTGAGGCTCGCCGAACGGGTCGCCGCCCTCGACGGCCCGGCCCCCGCCGCCGACCCGCCCCCCGGCCCGGGCGCGGACGAGGAGGAGACCGGTGTGCGGGGGCTGTTGCGCGCGGCCGCCGCCGCGGGTTTCGTGCTGCTCGAGAACAGGGGTGGGCTGCCCCTGGAGCCCCGGGCCCTGGCCGGTGTCGCCGTGATCGGGGCGCACGCCGACGACCCCCGCGTCCAGGGCGGCGGCAGTTCCGAGGTGTTCCCGCACGCCGTGGTCACCCCGCTGGCCGGGCTGCGCGCCGCGCTGCCCCCGCAGGTGCGGATCGTGTACGAGCCCGGACCGGCCCCGGAGGGCGCCGGCGGGCCCGCGCCGCTCGGGGTACGCCACGCCCGGGACCCGCAGAGCGGTGCCCCCGGGGTACGGCTGCGCGTGCTCGACGCAGCAGGCGGCGTGCTGCACTCCGTCCACCAGCCCTCCGGCCGGGTGCCGGAGCCCGAACTGCCCCCGGGCGCCCACACCGTGGAGCTGGCCGCCGTACTCCACCCGGACACGACCGGCACCTGGACCCTCGGGCTCGGCGGCTTCGGCACGCTCGGCCTCACGGTGGCGGGAGCACCGGTGCTGGCGGGGGAGTTCCCGCCGGAGACGGACGATCCGGCCGTGGTGCACGTCCGCCCGCCCCAGCACACCGCCCGCGTCCACCTCACCGCCGGCCGTCCCGTCGAGGTCCGCGCGCGCCGCCGGCTGGCCCCCGGCACGGGCCGGGCCACCGTCCTGACGGCCGCCGCCCCCGCCCCCGACCGCGCCGAGTCGCTGGCCGCCGCCGTGGCCGCCGCCCGCGCGGCCGACGTGGCGGTGGTCTGCGTCGGCACCACCGACGGCGCGGAGTCCGAGGGCCACGACCGCCTGGCGCTGCGACTGCCCGCCCCACAGGACGAGTTGGTGCGCCAGGTCATCCGGGTACAGCCCCGAACCGTCGTCGTCGTGAACGCGGGCGGCCCCGTCGAACTCCCTTGGCGCGCCGAGGCCGCCGCCGTCCTCCTCACCTGGTTCCCCGGCCAGGAGGCGGGCCACGCCCTCGCCGACGTGCTCCTCGGCCGCACCGAGCCCGGCGGCCGGCTCCCCACCACCTGGGCCGCGACCCTCACCGACGCCCCGGTCCGCACCACGCGCCCCACGGCCGGGGTCCTCCCGTACGAGGAGGGGCTGCACATCGGGTACCGCGCCTGGCTGCGCGAAGGCACGGCCCCCGCCTACTGGTTCGGGCACGGCCTCGGCTACACCTCGTGGGGGTACGAGGCCGTCGGCGCGCCGCGCCCGCAGGCGGACGGGGGCTACGAGATGCCCGTCGTGCTCCGCAACACCGGCTCCCGGTCCGGCCGCCAGGTGGTCCAAGTCCACCTCTCCCGGCCCGACTCGGCGGTCGACCGGCCGGTGCGCTGGCTCGCGGGCTGGTCGGCCGTGCGGGCCGCACCGGGCGAGCGGGTAACGGCGTACGTACGGATCCCCGCGCGCGCCCTCCAGCACTGGTCTCCGGCGGCCCGCGCCTGGGTGACGGAGCCGGGCCGTTTCACCGTACGGGCGGGCCCGACCGCCGGCGAACTCCCGCTGCGGGCCCGGCTGGACACCACCGAGCCGTGCGCCCCGCCGGCCGCTCCCCGGTTCCCCCTCGACTCTCCCGCGCCGGCCGGCAACCGAACCCCGCCCCCCGTGTGTGGTACCGGGGAACGCTTCGGCACGCGCACGAAGACGGGGGAACACGGATGGGATCCACTCCACGAGTGA
- a CDS encoding RNA ligase (ATP): MSTLRVTAEELTVHEHPNADALELAQVGLYRAVVAKGAYRTGEFALYIPEQAVLPVGLIEELGLTGRLAGSSADRVKAVRLRGELSQGLVCRPRALADVDLVRAAEEGTDFAELLGITKWSPPVPTTMSGDVESAPDLMPWVDIENLQRYPHIFEPGEPVVLTEKLHGTAGLFTYVADGERVLVSSKGFGAKGLALREDERNVYWRAVRGHGVPAVAAALAARLGASRVGIFGEVYGAGVQDLAYGTDVRTADAPPGYAVFDVSAEIDGQVRWLDPAEVLGEGELPLVPRLYEGPYELDKVLEVASGRETVSGRSLHLREGVVIRPATERYSPVVGGRAIAKAVSPAYLTRKGGTEYE; the protein is encoded by the coding sequence ATGTCGACTTTGAGAGTCACCGCCGAAGAGCTCACCGTCCACGAGCATCCGAACGCCGACGCGTTGGAGCTGGCCCAGGTGGGCCTCTACCGCGCAGTCGTCGCCAAGGGCGCGTACCGCACGGGCGAGTTCGCCCTCTACATCCCCGAGCAGGCGGTTCTGCCCGTCGGGTTGATCGAGGAACTGGGCCTGACGGGGCGCCTCGCCGGTAGCTCCGCCGACCGGGTCAAGGCGGTCCGGCTGCGCGGGGAGCTCTCGCAGGGTCTGGTCTGCCGGCCGCGGGCGCTCGCCGACGTCGACCTGGTGCGGGCGGCCGAGGAGGGCACGGACTTCGCGGAGCTGCTCGGCATCACCAAGTGGTCGCCGCCCGTCCCGACCACGATGAGCGGCGACGTGGAGTCGGCCCCGGACCTGATGCCGTGGGTGGACATCGAGAACCTCCAGCGCTATCCGCACATCTTCGAGCCGGGCGAGCCCGTCGTCCTCACGGAGAAACTGCACGGCACCGCCGGTCTGTTCACGTACGTCGCGGACGGCGAGCGGGTACTGGTCTCCTCGAAGGGTTTCGGCGCGAAGGGGCTCGCGCTGCGGGAGGACGAGCGCAACGTGTACTGGCGGGCCGTACGAGGCCACGGGGTACCGGCGGTCGCGGCCGCGCTGGCCGCGCGGCTCGGCGCGTCAAGGGTCGGGATCTTCGGGGAGGTGTACGGGGCGGGCGTCCAGGACCTGGCGTACGGGACGGACGTACGCACCGCGGACGCGCCGCCGGGGTACGCGGTCTTCGACGTGTCCGCGGAGATCGACGGGCAGGTGCGGTGGTTGGATCCGGCGGAGGTGCTGGGGGAGGGCGAACTGCCGCTGGTGCCGCGGCTGTACGAGGGCCCGTACGAGCTCGACAAGGTGCTGGAGGTGGCCAGCGGACGCGAGACCGTGTCCGGGCGGAGCCTGCACCTGCGCGAGGGGGTCGTCATCCGCCCTGCGACGGAGCGCTACAGCCCGGTCGTGGGCGGCCGCGCGATAGCCAAGGCGGTCAGCCCGGCGTACCTGACCCGCAAGGGCGGCACGGAATACGAGTGA
- a CDS encoding peptidoglycan-binding domain-containing protein — MSQPGRPGAHDSDESAGIPDVHHPLVRPYVGSPGGPLRSAGSPAWLQTGPLSFPGPAPSRAAAPGPDPDPAPAPAAEPPPSGVNRRRGGGPAVVVGLLVLAVAAGIVLLPGGSDPQPPPRSERAPELSVPVLPARSPGTDGEAGAEAGASAPSGKPSATTRASASGGASAPAAAPSPKVTPSQSAPAAEPSGAPGTLRLGDRGPEVRALQELLFGQGFTYVSITGVYDGQTKRGVSQLQRDRDIKGDPQGVYGPATRAALA; from the coding sequence ATGTCCCAGCCGGGGAGACCCGGTGCCCACGACTCCGACGAGAGCGCGGGCATCCCCGACGTCCACCATCCGCTCGTGCGCCCGTACGTCGGCTCCCCGGGCGGGCCGCTGCGGTCGGCGGGGTCGCCCGCCTGGCTGCAGACCGGGCCTCTGTCGTTCCCGGGCCCGGCTCCGTCCCGCGCCGCCGCTCCCGGCCCGGACCCCGATCCGGCCCCCGCTCCCGCCGCGGAGCCCCCTCCGTCGGGCGTGAACCGGCGGCGCGGCGGCGGGCCGGCCGTCGTCGTCGGCCTGCTCGTACTGGCCGTGGCCGCCGGGATCGTCCTGCTGCCCGGCGGCTCCGATCCGCAGCCGCCGCCCCGCTCCGAGCGGGCGCCCGAGCTGTCCGTGCCCGTGCTCCCGGCGCGCAGTCCGGGCACGGACGGTGAGGCCGGGGCCGAAGCCGGCGCCTCCGCACCGTCCGGCAAACCATCGGCGACGACCAGGGCATCCGCCTCGGGGGGAGCGTCCGCTCCGGCCGCCGCGCCGAGCCCGAAGGTGACGCCCTCGCAGAGCGCCCCGGCCGCTGAGCCGTCCGGCGCGCCCGGGACCTTGCGCCTGGGGGACCGCGGGCCCGAGGTGCGCGCCCTGCAGGAACTGCTCTTCGGGCAGGGGTTCACGTACGTCTCGATCACGGGCGTGTACGACGGCCAGACCAAGCGCGGTGTCAGCCAACTCCAGCGCGACCGGGACATCAAGGGCGATCCGCAGGGCGTCTACGGCCCGGCCACCCGGGCGGCGCTCGCCTGA
- a CDS encoding MFS transporter, whose product MPPRPAPQRRIPSPISSTSTRSRTTASSGPASRSRTSPTPPDPAPSRTRALLGELGGWRPAFAAVGVLGLLALAALLLLLPPLPPTRHITFGQLPALLRSNRGVRAGVLVTFLVVTGQFTAYTFVRPVLQDVSGIDAAYVSTLLLGYGVAGVVGNFLSGARGAHRTLLTVSACLTVILTLIAVLPGAVAGTVLLLAWGLAYGGVSVSLQRWMLVSAPASAEAATSLMVAMFNLAIAAGALAGGLAVDGISAPAAPLGGAALMLLAAGTVWATSIRRRSGRTDGAGQTGHPA is encoded by the coding sequence CTGCCGCCGCGCCCGGCACCCCAGCGTCGAATTCCGAGCCCGATCAGCAGCACGAGCACGAGAAGCAGAACGACGGCGTCCAGCGGACCGGCCTCGCGAAGCAGGACGAGCCCGACCCCACCGGACCCGGCCCCGAGCCGGACCCGGGCCCTGCTCGGAGAACTCGGCGGCTGGCGGCCCGCCTTCGCCGCCGTCGGCGTCCTCGGCCTCCTCGCCCTGGCCGCACTGCTCCTGCTGTTGCCCCCGCTGCCGCCGACCCGGCACATCACCTTCGGCCAACTCCCCGCCCTGCTCCGCTCGAACCGCGGGGTCAGGGCCGGGGTCCTCGTCACCTTCCTCGTGGTGACGGGGCAGTTCACCGCCTACACCTTCGTACGGCCCGTCCTCCAGGACGTCTCCGGCATCGACGCGGCATATGTGAGCACCCTCCTGCTCGGGTACGGAGTCGCCGGCGTGGTCGGCAACTTCCTGTCCGGGGCCCGCGGGGCGCACCGCACGCTGCTCACGGTCAGCGCCTGCCTCACCGTGATCCTCACGCTGATCGCCGTCCTCCCGGGAGCGGTCGCCGGGACCGTGCTGCTGCTCGCCTGGGGGCTGGCGTACGGCGGCGTCTCGGTGAGCCTGCAACGCTGGATGCTCGTCTCGGCTCCCGCCTCGGCCGAGGCGGCCACCTCGCTCATGGTCGCGATGTTCAACCTGGCGATAGCCGCCGGCGCGTTGGCCGGCGGCCTCGCCGTCGACGGCATCTCGGCCCCCGCCGCTCCGCTCGGCGGAGCCGCCCTGATGCTGCTGGCCGCGGGCACCGTCTGGGCCACCTCGATCCGGCGGCGGTCCGGCAGAACGGATGGAGCAGGGCAGACCGGACACCCGGCTTGA